TCGTGGATATCGAGGAGGCGCTTGTGGGTGCGGATCTCGAACTGCTCCCGGCTCTTCTTGTCCCCGTGGGGGGACCGGTTGACCGTGAACCGTTCGATATGGGTCGGAAGGGGAATCGGCCCCGCGACCTTGGCGCCCGTCTGCCGCGCCTTTTCGACGATGTCGCTGGTCGCCTTGTCCAGGAGCCTGGAAT
The nucleotide sequence above comes from Deltaproteobacteria bacterium. Encoded proteins:
- the rpsJ gene encoding 30S ribosomal protein S10 translates to MEHQKIRIRLKAFDSRLLDKATSDIVEKARQTGAKVAGPIPLPTHIERFTVNRSPHGDKKSREQFEIRTHKRLLDIHEPPGATIDALMKLDLPAGVEVEIKL